The following are encoded together in the Balneolales bacterium ANBcel1 genome:
- a CDS encoding queuosine precursor transporter, with the protein MTQKQTSAKSGHTEGYKRDALFLGLCAVFLTALVMGNIIGTTKFIRLFSMDIPAWLLPLVPELVREGDYYEMVIPAGLLAFPATFFVTDLISELFGRRKAQLLVLVGFAMNLFMLGVMTINFYMPDAEGVSGGTPLFDNVYGFMVGNTIGSMIAYLVAQTVDVQLYHFWKRLTRGKHLWLRNNASTMVSQLVDSTAILSILYFTGNLGDGVTGIAALSILILNSYLFKFLSALVDTPLIYAAVHYFRDYYEDPEGHELPGRGS; encoded by the coding sequence GTTACAAACGGGATGCATTGTTTCTGGGGCTATGTGCCGTATTTCTGACGGCACTTGTGATGGGCAATATCATTGGGACGACCAAGTTCATCCGGCTTTTTTCCATGGATATTCCAGCCTGGCTACTGCCGCTGGTTCCGGAGCTGGTACGCGAAGGGGATTATTATGAAATGGTTATTCCTGCAGGCCTTCTGGCTTTTCCGGCCACTTTTTTTGTAACGGATCTCATTTCCGAGTTGTTCGGACGGCGAAAAGCCCAGTTGCTGGTTCTGGTGGGTTTTGCGATGAATCTGTTTATGCTCGGGGTAATGACCATCAACTTTTATATGCCTGATGCCGAAGGGGTCAGCGGTGGGACACCGCTATTTGACAACGTGTACGGGTTCATGGTCGGCAATACCATAGGAAGCATGATCGCCTATCTTGTAGCTCAGACCGTGGATGTGCAGCTCTATCACTTTTGGAAGCGCCTGACCAGGGGAAAACATCTCTGGCTCAGAAATAACGCTTCGACCATGGTTAGTCAGCTGGTGGATTCCACCGCCATTTTGAGCATTCTCTATTTCACCGGCAATCTCGGCGATGGTGTAACAGGCATTGCCGCACTTTCAATTCTTATATTGAACTCCTACCTGTTCAAGTTTTTGTCCGCTCTCGTTGACACCCCGCTGATTTATGCGGCTGTTCACTATTTCCGGGATTATTACGAGGATCCGGAAGGACATGAACTTCCTGGACGCGGATCTTAG